Below is a genomic region from Choristoneura fumiferana chromosome 30, NRCan_CFum_1, whole genome shotgun sequence.
GAGGGCTTCGAAGAACTTCTGCGAGTCATCTCCGCTGGAGTAAGCATCTGTCAGAAGAAGATGAATAAATTCAAACTGCAAAAGCGACCCGAGCGTTggctatcatcatcatatcagccatgggacgtccactgttggacataggcctcccgcaTAGGTTTCCAGTTggttcggttggaagtggcctgcattcaccgtgaacccgcggcttttgtttagaaaaaaaaaactttctgacCAATTGGTCTTCCTCTGCCTCCCTTCTACTTTTCCTATCAGCAGGTTTAGAAAGAAATTGTCGTGTCGAATCAAGTGTCCTATCATATTCCCCTTCTGCAGTTTATGGTCTCCAGTAAGATTCTTTTTTCTTTGACCATAGTAAAAACTTCTTCGTTGGTATTCCTTTCTGTCCAGCTAAACCTTTCCATTCTCCTCCAACACCACATCTCAAAGGCTTCTAGCCTTTCTCTGTCCCGTTGATTCATTATCCATGCACATCTGTTTTTATAATTAACCCTGGCATAATGTAATGGCAGCataaaaacggaaaaaaaatacGCCATGATATATTTAGATAATTCACCATTAGACAAATTTATCATACCAATAATTTCGATCTCCGCCCGCCCGTTATGATCCTGGTCCCGGATCTGATTGGCCACAGAGATAGCTTTCATCTTCTCCACACCCTTGGCCTTCTGGCCGACGAAAACGAAGATATTGTGGTCCTTGTCGAGGATGAAACAGTCGCCGTTGTTCATCTTTGACACGTGCGCTTCAATCtggaataaaataatagtttaaaCAACCTAAAAATACGCTTGTGAAATCATCATCAAACCCGGAATAAGCACACCACAACACTAAAGACCataagggtctccccacatctatcgacgtgGAATCTGCAATAGCAGTCCTTCTGAGATCTGGACCTTATGATGATTCGGTCATTTTTTACAATATAGTCGTTGTGATACCAACCCGATAGAAGGGAAAAGAGAAAGCTATAtacaataagagcgaaaaagaagAAGCATGGGCAGGCGTCTCCCGAGCCGATACGAGCCGAACCATGACGTTTTAGCTCTTGAAAGTAGACCGGTGATAGCCCGCTGCTCGCACGTTTGCGATACGGCGCTCTCACCCACCCTTCATAGTACACTACGGTCCACTCGTTGACAACGTGGCGTCTGGCTttcacccgtggaccacctgtctacaacgagtggacgccgaactACGGGGCTGTGTTGGTCGGGTGCAGGTGGCTCTCATTAGAGCTCATTAGCTGTGACCTTAACcatcgcaaactgtatgacgggAGTCACTTGTCACCACGTGGACTGAGTTTCGTGGTATCTACGTAGGCATGACTTGTTTTAGAgggtcgcaagtattgcgatgaaacCTGGCTCaacttgctgacaagagacagaaggcggttctgcaccaacatccgcagacttctcttgtctggcctgtggacgaacatgtcgctctcgcatcggtctagtcagccaccaaagacgtgcacaagcaacacgccaaaattcgtctggaacagacgcgtcgGCCTGATAATGATGACGTCGGCATTCACTTAGCATCTCTTGGCAAATAGACATCTAACCTGAGTGACGCGAACGTTTCTTTTGCCCTTGATCTGGAACAGCCTGGTCTCCGCACCAGCATTGGTGGTCACGTGGCTGAAGCCAGACGCGTGGCCGCCAGACAGGTAACggatcgctggaaaaaaaaatgaaagctGGTTCTCACTTGTCGGATATCGGGCTCGGATTTTAATTGGTAGTTCCAGTGGcaaaacattttatatgaagctattcacacttgcccgacacgattttctatagaaTTGACCGACATCCGACACGAATCGGATCCGACACCCGGCAAGTGGGAACGAGCTCTTACAGCACCTGCCCTTTTTTTTTACGTGTCCTTGATGACAAGTATGTCTAAGTTTGGCTCTCCAACTTCTTTTTACTTtcaagataacctaaccaacgaaaagttggaaaactcccaactttgtcacttcaaagttcaatatctcaaaaatagctgaaccgattttgatgaaacaggtctaagaaccatcgctagaaactcgtttaagagctacggtgccacagacagacagatagactaGATagagcgataaggccgcctattgcttgccttgtatttttttctctgtgtatatgttttctgtatcgcttactatttctagtgtacaataaagagtctttgtattgtattgtattgtagacagacacacatagcggtcaaacttataacacccctctttttgggtcgggggttaaaaagggcttatactttcttcaaaggccggcaacggaccaatgactctccttgagtagttagtactcatgggcagcagtgatcatttcccatcagatgacccgcttgctcgtttgcttccctctcataataaaaaaaacctagaaTACTTTAAATAACCACTATTCattgataatatttaaaaaataaattttcgtagttaaaaaaaagatactgaGGCTACTTAAGAATTTAAAGtaatgtacttaaataaataaaaaaaccgtgaAGAAACGTGCATCACCAGCGGCACTagcaaagtaattcaatggtgtgtgtgaagttcctgattcgcactgggccctcaTGGGAACTACAACTCAAGCATTCTCATGCTAAGGGGAGGCCTGTATCTAGTTGTGAGACGtaaataggccgagatgatcaaataaaaaaatacaaaaagatatgATTCCGGCCAGGATCGAACTGGCGGCCTTCTGCGTGTAAAGCAGATGTGATAACCACTACACCACGGAACCGATACAACGATGTGCGAAAATTTGCTCCAAGCACACATTTGTATCGAGCTACACTTTCACTTCACATCATGTCGTCATCACCATTGATAATGTTAGCTTCCTAATATCTTTATACCTTTCTCAGgcccagtagggctactacgagactcgaaactcgaagttcgtgtcgtgcggcccctctcgctctcgtagtaaatagtataagtgtcagagggaccgcactacaAAGCTGCTGTACAACAAAgtccaaaattcgaacttcgtatctgcCGTTCCGTTGACGCTTatctatttaacacgagagcgagagggacggtacgaaacaAACTTCGAtctttgaatttcgtagtagccccccagaacCAGCCTTAGCCGTCATGCCCGGGGACTTGAACTATATCGGTAtacatctaaatcagttcagcggttagacgtgatgaagtaacacacaaacagacttacaaactttcgcatttaagtataatattagtgaaaaaagccgtggtggcctagtggtttgacctatcgcctctcaaacagagggttgtgggttcaaaccccggctcgcacctctgagtttttccaaattcatgtgcggaattacatttgaaatttaccacgagctttgcggtgaaggaaaacatcgtgaggaaacctgcacaacctacgaagcaattcaatggtgcgtgtgaagttcccaatccgcactgggcccgcgtgagaactatagcccaagccctcttgttctgagaggaggcctgtgcccagcagtgggacgtatataggctgggatgaatgaatgaatgaatgaattagtGAAATAGTGGACAAAACTTGCTTACTCGGTTGAAAATATTTCAAGAACTGCTCGCTCTCATGTCCTTGGACTTCCCGGTGCTGGACTGCCGCCCCTTGGAACCTGCCGTCGTCCAGGTTTACAGACAGGATGGCCGCAGCACCAGCCTCATCCTGGGAGGTGGCTGAACCCAGCCAGAAGTGAATGTCATAGGTTAGGGACGCGGGGATGCCGGTCGTCTGAAAATTGGAACCAAATAAAGGTCTATGccaattgaagtggcaatggggggaccacatcgctcgaagaacagataaccgttgggggagaaaagacCTCCAGTGTAAGGGTGCATTGTTACTAAAGTATATTTTCGTTACTATCAAAAGTATACCAGTGTAGCAactgctaacgccatctagtgaacaacaatagaaactcctACCATGtgctacatcgcgctatcgaagtttctcaacgcggtcgcatatatacaagctccgacgctcttccttcggactacggtccccaggcataacacctgcctggagggagatctctctattggagcctcccccacACCAGcaatatacttttttaaaacatagaaaaaatatataataaaggtAAAGTCAcgctgtttttttaattatggtgGCCAGTATCAAATTTCGGTGACACCTTTTCAAATTATGGTGGACGTTTGAATTTTTTgtgaaatgttatttttttttatttatcctaAACTATTGGTGGACCATTTAGTAAACTTGTTTAATATACCTATGAGTTTCATTTGAGAACTTATCTTTATTcaaaagttttaatttgaaaattaccaccAAAATTGGCAAAAAATTAAGCTTGTTGCGATTCACCCAAAATGAGCATGAAATAAAATGGTAAAGCAACTAAATAGAACAGGTGGCAAGGCACCACTGCGAGACTTACGATGACGGaatttgtttcaggttcagtaATCTCCATGTACGCTTAAGCTAACTTGATTAAAAATCATCTTAAAATTATTTCAGGTTTACCTTTAGAACAATGTAAGAATCTCCAGTGTAGAATTTTCCGAAAGAACTTTCAGCCACCGGCACTGGTTGGAAATCCTGCAACAACAGcatgaaacatttaaaacaataatgaacTAGGCCAAGAGCTAGTTGGACTTAAGTACATGTATTTTTGAATATCCATTATCCAGTGTAAGTAAAGCACCTCttctaagaaaaaaatacgcagAGGTCATATGATTACACTGACATCAAcagaaagaaattaaaaactaaagacTTTCAGATTATTCTTATTGGTTGTGTCATAAGAGCTAActtcataccaagtttcatgtttctaggacaactggaagtaccctaactcaaaaactactaaaattctgcttacgtATAATGAGGggtatcgcgtatgaattcgccgctagaggcgctagtgtagtaAGAGGTCTCTTGAAATGTCAATTTTCACTGTTTTTGGGCGAATAGAataattttttgtgaatattttgcaatacctgaaattaattatagcaaatatgcgctacggggcaatgaatgtctgtgttttgagacagttttgtctttcggaaacctttgtcctcccttctTTCCGAACAagacgggactacgcaacactgtggcatgctcgatgttttattggtacggttttaaggtattaaatgattttaaaatttaaatttgtgttcACGCTTGTAAAAAANNNNNNNNNNNNNNNNNNNNNNNNNNNNNNNNNNNNNNNNNNNNNNNNNNNNNNNNNNNNNNNNNNNNNNNNNNNNNNNNNNNNNNNNNNNNNNNNNNNNATCGTCTTGGCaaccacagagtactttatacatatactgaaaTAGAGTAGTCACTTTCTCGTGACCTACAGCGACATCTAGAATGCAGTGTCGGAACTAAGGAgttgaaatcatcatcatcatcatcatgtcagccgaacgactgctggacataggcctcccccaaggctctccaatcagaccggtcttgtgctttccgcatccaccgcgatcccgcgatcttaaccaagtcgtcgctcggAATTGATATGTATAAACATAATCATCTACCCTGTACTGTGCTATACGTACACAGGTTTCAGATCAGTCAGTAAATAAGTTTGAAATAACATTTCATTGACTTTCCTtcgttttttaaatgtttgtgaGTTATGAGAACTATAATTAAATGctataaaagttgaaaatcgtATGAAGTTAGTTCAATGAAATGTTATAGAAAAACTATAGATCTGTCCACATGCAAATATGTTCCagcacaaaaaataatttttattattatcattaataaaACAACGATTAATGTCTTCTTCTTTTATTTGCGTACATTAACGCCATCGTTTGCGTGCTGTCCTCCACATCAACAACTTTTGCAGTGCCAcacaaaactttatttatatcgCGGCaccaattacataaaaaaaatattaacgacGTTTCAAATAGACATTCCACAATACCTTTTTTATGTTCCTCACATGTAATAAAACCAGTGTCTAGGCGTGCATATAATACTAGTTTTATATAGTTCCTTATATTTGGTATAGACGGGTCTTCTTtcaatatataattaattatatcttGTATTTGTGAAAAACATGATATTAATTCCTCGCATggataaaatagatattttgtttttttattaaattctctcAACTTAATGTATGTGTTGTCAGTGCTGCCACTACAACTTAAACTTGTCTTGCAAAAACTgcaatttttaaatactttcttTTTTAACTGCCTTAAAACGTATCCAGTTACGTACTCTAGAGCTGCACTTATTCGTGGATCCCTTCTTTTAACAGCTAAGTCGACAATGATTTCTTCATTTAGAACGTGATTTAAATTAAGTTCTACAGAAGATTGGCAAGTAGAGTTGCTtctattaaaaaacattttttttaatgatttaaacaaaaaaacacgaATCTTCTTCACAATTGGAACCAACAGAATAAGTACTACTTAGATTGTTTACTAATAAAGACGCGAACGCTGCTTCGAAGCCTGCGCAACTGGGCTTATTATTCCTGTACCCGTGGCTTCGTACGCTACCAAAAAAATTTTCTAATGGATCTTGATTCAAGTGCCGACACAAAtagatttaatattaaaatcattatatagTTTATCCTTAAGTATTCCATGTTCTCTATAGTACGTAACCAGTTCTGGATCGAAGGAACATTACATGCTTTACCGTCAGAAGTCACAAATTTCATGGAATTAATATTGGTTTTGCTTGTTTCCACACGTCTTTGTGAGGTGAATTAGGTTTCAGTGCTTGGAGTAGGGGTTTTCCACTTCTGTTTGTTGAATTTTTGTAGCTGCCATTCATtgaatcaaataaattatcaatgAAAAGTATAAGCTCAGCTGTATGCTTGCATTCCTGGGATAACACTCCTTGATCTGCAATTACAACATATAAAATGTCTATTAACGTCATCAATTTGCATAAGGTGAGCTTGCTTCAAAACCTTATATGTGATTCCAATCGTTTAACCTATTTAAAGTGGAAcagttttaaaactaaatttacctttTTGGTGAAGGTCGTTCTTAGAAAATAGATATTGAATATTGACGTGAACGAAGATATGCAGGATATCGTTTACGTTATTACCCGAAATGCCataatttataagaaaatgtGTCTTAAAACGACTAGTTTTAATAAAGCATTAATAAAATCTGGTCAATTGTTAATCACAAATTGTGCAACAAGGATACAGCGTAACCGTTTTTGCATTTAAATGTATAGTTTATCAGTTGATTGATTATGCTATTCTAAtttcttttcaattttttaacacctggatgccaaacgcCTTTTTAGAAagacccgcccgagaccttcctaaccaaactttgttttaaaggtcctgctttaaaacaaagtttggttttgccagccatattcagGCACATAATAAGCAAACCTAAAGGTTCGCCGCTGTCGGAGGGCATCATCATCAATTTCTTTTCAAATTCAATTCCAATAAGATTCGCCAGTAAGCTTGCCGCTAATCGCGTTTTCATACAAACGTTGTCAGCTGCTAATTTACAAACAGCATGCGGTTCGAAACGAAACTGTAACTATAACGGGAGCAGCCATTTTGATTGTAATAATTAGTTTATATTGccattaaattaaacaatatattaaattgaaataaaacaataaaatcattgTGATTTTTGTGAGGTTTCGTAtgagatataaaaataaaataaaaattctgttaatatatttttagcaaacaaaaattatttttaagtgttgCAATTGCAATAGCCTTTGACGAAATTTTCTATCTACAATGCTGTCATTTTCGTTTTGATccagtgtgttgtttgtaaataagAAGCTGACTActtacgtttgtatggagacgCGAGCGTCCAGGGGACTCGTAACAAATAAAGGTAAATACATATGTTTCATTgacttattttgtatttctttaacGGTGAGTTGTACCAAGTTACTACAAAAATAGCAATAAAGAACACCGAccattttgtcatttttgacaTACGTGTACTTAAAGGTTTCCTGACAAATTTTGACGACCGGGTTGGCCTagtctagtggttagagaacctgactacgaagcttgaggtcccggggttcgattcccggccgggacaaacattcgtaaatgtttgttctcgggtctttcttggatgtttaatatgtcgTTTTACATTTtcttgattttcactcatagtcaaaataccacaaacaggacttattacgctaaaatacacgagtaatatttacctcgacgtttcgaccacattacagttgCCGTGATTGGGTAGTAgacactcgtgaccacggcttgtggtattttgactatatgtttaataatatgtatgtattttatctatatacataaatatgtttatccattgcctagtatccatagtacaagttttgcttataaaatttggcccactctacatacaaaattagctGTTACTGCATACAATTGAGGGTCAcatttttttgccgctcagtatattaacgagtcactcaaagggctatatggagagggctatgctcggggtttctctgcgggatagaattagaaatgatgatatccgcagtagaacaggttaccgacatagcccgaagaatttcAAAACTGAAGCGGCAGTTAGCGGGGCACATTGcccgcaggactgatggccggcGGGGtaagaaggttctcgaatggtgtCCGCAGACTGGAAGACGAGctatcggtaggcctccaacaagatggagtgacgacttggttaagatcgcgggatcgcggtggatgcggaaagcacatgaccggtctgagtagagagaattgggggagacctatgtccatcagtggacgtctttcgactgacatgcaaaaaaatatttccgacATTGTTAAAGGAACGTTAATATCCTCAAGCAAGAAACTTACCAGCTAAGTATCCCATGTTTACACCAACCCTAAAAATGTGTTCCATCCATGCAATAATTGCGTGAAACTAGTTCTTATCTGGTTACTTATTTAGTAATATAGTAATACTTCAAAGTCATAAAATCAGTATTTAGCAATCAGTATTTTAGCAAAGTCAAAGAAAAGGCtaagtacagtcaccggcataaatatatgactaaaTCAGCCGTGCAAAAACATCTGATTCtccaaaaaatctttaaatgcacttaaaattgttttaaaagaggTAAAGTCTCCTTTCTgcaatatcctactaatattataaatgtgaaagtttgtgagtgagtgagtatgtgagtgagtgagtgagtatgtttgttacttcttcacgctgaaacggctggacggatttggatgaaatttggcgaaaagttagtttataacctggattaaaacataggatactttttatcccggtattcccacaggatagggataaaatctcgaaataacaacctctggccttagagtcatgaaatttggtatgtaggtagttggacgtttggaataacagataggtgactttttgacccgatattcccacgggatacctagggataaaatcttgaaataacaaccgcagggcttagagccatgaaatttagtatgtaggtagctggacctctggaataacacacaggctaatttttatcccgatattcccacgggatagggataaaatcttgaaataacaaccgctgggcttagagtcataaaatttggtatgtagttatctggacctctggaataacacataatctattttttaccccgatattcccacgggatagggataaaatcttgaaatattaaccgctgagcttagagtcatgaaatttggtatgtaggaagctggatgtctagaaaaacacatagacgactttttgacccgatattaccacgggatacctaggaataaaatgttgaaataacaaccgctaggcttagaggcatgaaatttggatgtaggtagccgtatgtctggaataacacataagtatgctactttttatcccgatattcccacggtatagctttgtaactaagggaccccatacatccctgtattattattattattattatttcgtatttttttctttaattgtatactgtagtttttaagtattttatttgtaattattttattttgaaaaatgactttctgccaagtttcttgcggcgcattcttcttggcaatgatggtctttccgaaaacgctggtagtatacaaaattacgtgtaaaagtgcccattgcggcctatgtactgaataaatgatttgaatttgaattttgcatttgaatttggatagggaaaaaatttgaaacttcagcactgggtttagagtcttgaattttgtacagttattcacaactcaacctcaatgaagaccacgatataaattttggaaatttctaggggacttttgtaaaatcccgtaaatttcaattgcagctaccacgccgaatagtttacgcgtgcggagccgcgggtaaaagctagtttaagaTAATTTCTTCTTGGGACGCCCTATATTATGCTATTCAACATGATGGAGCAAAATATTTTGCTTCAGTTCTGATCACGAATTCACCACTCACCTGATGTAGAAGCTTCACCAACAGCAGTGATACATTCCCTGTTTGTAACAACAGTGGGCCTTCCAGCCACTActcctgtaaaaaaaatatctgttgttAATTTTAAACAGCAGTCTAGGTAAACATCTATAGTCATAGGGTTAAGTTCgacaaaataaatttagaaaaatatacgTGATAAAAATACAGCATAAATCCatactactattataaattcgaaagtggCGAACTTGTCCCCTTATTCCCTATTTAtcatatgtttgtatgtttgactATTGTTTTTCCGTCTTTAAAACCTGAGAAAAGTGACTACTCCAAACCCAAGGCACACAGACCCATTAGTCTCACCTCGTTTCTGCTGAAGACTATGAAAAGGATCTGTGACCGGGATCTGAGAGAACATGCCCTAGCTACAAAACGCCTACACTCACACCAGCATGCGTATAGCCAAGGTAAACAACAGAGTCAGCTCTACATGCAGTGGTCAGCAGAATAGAAGAGGCAATTGAAATCAAATCAATGTGCCTTGACACCTTCATCGACATTGAACGATGGTGCATCGAAAACGAACTAACTGTCAACTCCAAGAAGACGGAACAGGTAATGTTCACAAACAAACGACTGCTGGCAACTATAACCCATAGTACGTATTCGATAAAAAATACTAGATACAACTACACGAAGACCCGGATGAAGGACTCAACTTGAAAAAGCTAAGGATCTTCACGGACGGGTCAAAGATATCAACTGGTACATAcatatatccgtacaaaattacagctttctagcacttaTAGTTTCTGAGCAATACCGTGgtaatagccgtggtggcctagtggtttgacctatcgcctctcaagcagaaggtcgtgggttcaaaccccggctcgcacctctgagtttttccaaattcatgtgcggaattacatttgaaatttaccacgagctttgcggtgaaggaaaacatcgtgcggaaacctgcacagacctgcgaagcgattcaatggtgcgtgcgaagttcccaatccgcactgggcccgcgtgggaactatggcccaagccctcttgttctgagaggaggcctgtgcccagcagtgggacgtatataggctgggatgatgaccgtggacggacacacagacagacagaaaggcatgatgaaactataagggttccgtttttgttattttgcctA
It encodes:
- the LOC141444523 gene encoding gelsolin-like, whose amino-acid sequence is MYIYNHRRVCNQHFEPAFRTRSKGLSNIAVPTLHLTGVATERHALMDVTNREYDAAAGEASTSGVVAGRPTVVTNRECITAVGEASTSVHYCFKCFMLLLQDFQPVPVAESSFGKFYTGDSYIVLKTTGIPASLTYDIHFWLGSATSQDEAGAAAILSVNLDDGRFQGAAVQHREVQGHESEQFLKYFQPTIRYLSGGHASGFSHVTTNAGAETRLFQIKGKRNVRVTQIEAHVSKMNNGDCFILDKDHNIFVFVGQKAKGVEKMKAISVANQIRDQDHNGRAEIEIIDAYSSGDDSQKFFEALGSGDMDSVPSDEEGGDDEDFEKGVTKEVKLFEISDDSGSMTVTEKPIEGKEQLDSGECYILDAGSSGVYVWVGKNSNTKEKSEAMSRAEQYLKLHNCPAWVHVSKIPEGVEPTSFKVHFPDWS